The Bacteroidia bacterium DNA window GCAAAAAGAGTTCTATAATGCTTATCAACAACATCTTGCCTTACCAAACCAAAAAGGCTTGCAAATGTAGCGTTAATTTGGGAGATATTCCCCGCAGGGGTTGTGCGAAAATAGACTTGGTGTTGCTGAAAATATTTGTGAATTATATGAAGCTCTGTATCAGCTTTTTTTAGTATTAGTTTTTTTTGGGTTAGTTCAGCAATATTTTTTTCTAACTGCTGTATGTAATTATCTTTTTCTGCTAAGTTTTGGTTCAGATTACTTATGGTTAATTCGTTTTCGCTAATTTGTTCGTTGTATTCACGCATTTTCTTTTGGGAAATTTCCAAAGAGCGGCGCGCAATTTCTTGGGCTTTATTAGCTCTAAAAACAGATTGTTCTAAGTCTTCTTTTTGGCTTGTGATTTCTTTTTGGGCATTATGAAGTTGGTCAAGTTGCTCTTGAAGTTGAATTTCTTTCTGGATGAGTTCATTTTTGGCGGTTTCAGATTCTACTAATAAGCTACTTACGTATTTATTTTTTTGTTCAAGTTCGGCTTCTCTGACGTGTAGTTTTTGTAAAATATTTTCTGTTTTTTGGTAATTTTCAGCCATGTGCTGATTAGCCCTTCGTAGTGCAGTTTCGTTGTTTACGAGGTCTGCTTTTTGGCTTTCTAACTCAGCTAAGTTTGCCTCTAATTCTGTTTCTTTGATTTTTAATATACGTGCATTTTCCTGACTTTCAGTAAGTAATGTTTTAATTCTTTGATTGTTTAAAATACTGAAGAATAGTATTGAGATAGAATCTATGATTCTTTTGATGAGGGTTTTGTAGCTTGGGTGTAGCTCGTGGAGCAGTAAGATTTCGATAGCACCAATTAACTTATAGTTCATTGTTAAAGGCATTATTATCAATGTTTTTGCTTGAAAAAATGCGATAGAACTATGCCCTAAATAATGACCGGCAGGCAAGGGAGAAACCCAACGTTGTTCAAATTCTTGGAATACTTCCCCTAAAATACCTTGCCGGTGCTTAACCTCTGATTGGGTTAATGACTCGATAGAAACGCCAAAGCCGGCAATAGCCACCAATTTAGGGGTATCTTCCTCATACTTTGCCTGATAAAATACCCCCTGTATCGCTTCTATTTGGGCGCATACGATAGACAAAACGGCTGTTCCAAATTGGTCTGTATCGTATTCATACAAATGACGAAGCTGGTTATCTATAATTGTGCAGAGGTTATCAATCTCATCCGAATTTATTTCCGGTTTCATTTCGGATGAGTATTCAATTTTGGTAATCATAAGGCTACAATTGTTGAATCGTTAATTTAGCGGAACTAATTCCTGGCAGGGTATCCAGGCGCATATATTGCTTTACAGAAAACTGATACTGGGATGGAGCTTTGGAAGTAAGGCTATCCAAGACAATCCACTCAAAATCATGTTTTCCTCCACTTGATTTTTCATACCAATAGCCGGATTCATCAGAAGTTTCAAATCTTGCTATAGAATGCTGTAAAAAGGAGTCTTTATGTGCAATGCCTACTTGAAAATAGATATTTCGGAAGGGATAGTCTTCGGTAAATGTTACGTTCAGTTTTAAGCGATATAAATTGCTGGGTTGCAAAACAGGAGAAAGAAACGAAAGAGAATCTTGAATATTCCAGCCTGTGGTGAAGTTTTTTTCGGATTTCTGAATAACCGATTCACATGAAAAAAACATCAGGGTAGGTATCGCACAAGCTAAAAACAAGTTCTTCAAAGTCATATCAGGGTTATTTTTTACGTTTTTGTTTATTATTATTTTTGAAGTTTCTTTGTTCGTTTTTAGTTAGTGATTCATGGGAGACTTGGCCTACTACGTCCACAAAGTCATGTTGGCGAGTAGTAGTAGTTTCATTTTCTATTTCATTAATAGAAGTCAAGCTGGGGGGTTTGATTCCCTGTTTGTTCATTTCGGCTAATTCCACTACTTTTTCAGCTGTGATGGGCACCCATGTATCATCTTTGGGATAGCTGAACCAGAGTGTTTTTAGGAAGATGTCTGTTTTTTGCAGGAAAGCTACGCCTAATTCAGTTTCTATTTTGGTGATATTGGGGATTTCTTTGAGTGCATCTAAGTAAGTTTCGAGTTCAAAGTTTAGGCAGCATTTTAATCTACCGCATTGTCCGGCGAGTTTTAGGGAGTTAACGGCAAGTTGTTGGTATCTGGCAGCGGCAGTAGATATATTTTGGAAGTTAGTTAGCCAAGTGGAGCAGCATAGTTCTCGTCCGCAGGTTCCGATTCCGCCAATAAGGCCGGCTTCTTGGCGAACTCCAATCTGCCGCATTTCTACACGAAGTTTAAAGCGGTCTGTAATCGTTTTTACTAATTCCCTAAAATCAATACGTTTATCTGCAATGTAGAAGCAATAAACTTTTGTGCCGTCAGCTTGCATTTCTATTTCGCCTAATTTCATGTCTAATTTTAGGGCAACGATAATGGAGCGGGTTTCTAATAAAATTTGCAATTCACGGGCTTGAGCTTGTTCTTGCTTCGTTATATCTTCGGGGGTAGGAATACGATAGATAATTGGCAGGTCTTTAACTTGGGTTTTAACGTGTTTTTTTTTCATTTGCCAAGTTACTAATGGTCCGCTAAGGGATATTTTTCCCATTTCCCAGCCTCGGTCTCCGGATTCTACCACTACGGAATCTCCGGTAATTAAATGAAAATTATGTACGTTTCTATAAAAACCTTTTCGAGTTCCTTTAAAGCGAACTTCAAATATTTCTGTACTATTTGGCAAGGGGGCTTCTATCCCTGTGAGCCAATCAAAGGTGTTCAATCTATTACAGTTACCGGAATTGCAGGAACCTTTTTTTCCGCAGCCTCCGGTAGTGCAGCCGCCATAACTATTGGTAGAGCAAGCCATAATGTTGGGGTGTTTAGATGGTTAGTTGGTTATCAGGTTGTTATGACTTCAGGATAAATTTCTGAAAAGTAATTTAGAATATTTTTTTTTAGAAAATTTTCTTGTTCTTGATGATTCATTTTGGGAATGGGGCGGCTTTGCTCCCAATGAGGCCAGTTATCAGCATCAAATTCCAAAAATGTATAGAAACCTTCTTTAGATAGGATGGTGCAAATAGCTACATTTAATAAATCTTGTTTTTCCTCTTTGTTGAACTTAGTATGTGGCGATGAACCTAACTCACGTAAGCCAATCATAAATAGGATACCTTCTAATGAGGGTATTTTGCCTACTAAATGAGTGAGTTTTTGTTGGAGGTACTGCCAGCGTTCATCAGAAAATTCGACCATTAGTTACTATTTAGGCTGCCATTATTGAAAATATCTAAATACTAAAATAATCTTCATTTTTGGCAGAATTTAAGATAGTTATGAATTTTAGAATTTATTTAGATATTAGGTACAAGCCTCGGTTGTCTAAGATAGCAGAATAAAACTTACGCTGATGTAAATCAACATTATTGAGTGTTGCTAATACATTACCGGCGGGGTCTTTTGCTTCAAGGGTTACAGTAGTTGCCTGAACGGGCGTGAATGCACTGTAAAAACTAAAGCCTAAATTTCCGCTAAACAGTTCAGTTCCATTTACATACAGATTAACGCCGGCTTGGGTGCTGCTACGCAAATTTACCATTCTGAGGGCAGCCAGCGAAGTATCTATGATAGTGGTGTCAGAAGGTTCACGAACCTGCAAAATCATAGATTTACCCAAACTGTCATACAAAAAAATAGTATAGGTTTGGTTTTCTAATAAAGGGATAACCACTTTTCCGGTAGTATCCGGTTTATTGGCTATCGAAACGATGCTCATCTCAAATTGAGGGTAGCCAAATTCTGAGGGGGTATCTGTACTCGTAAGTGCAAGAGTTCCATGACTGGGTAACGCCTGACGATAAGCAATAGAATCCAATATTAAAAAATCTGAATTGTAGTACCGCCCTATTAATCTTGACCCATTGGTTGAAGGCAACGAGTTTATGAATCTTACATAAGATTTGCTATGATTTGTTTTGGTAACGTCTTTCCAAGGCTCGTCATACTGGCAAGCTGTTAGCGTAAAAAGTACCAACCCTACAATACTTTTCCAATATTTCATGAAAATAATAGTTAATTTTTTAGTTATAATCCGGCAAAGATAAGAGTTTTAACTAAATAAGTTCATGGTTTGGATTCCAATTTTTACGTTCAAAGTCTATAATTTGGTCATTTGTAACCTGAATTCCTTCTTTTTCTAATAGCATTTGCATACGTTCTGGCGGGGTGAAGTGTATTTTACCGGTTAATAATCCCTGTCTATTTACAATTCTATGAGCTGGAATACTTGGGTCATTATGGCTTTGGTTCATTGCCCAGCCGACTAATCTGGCACTGCGAACTGCCCCTAAATACTTAGCAATATTCCCATAGGTGCATACACGTCCGTAGGGAACTTTCCGAACAACATCAAATACAGATTCACAAAAAGCCCAATTCTGAGCCGGCATTAGCTTAAATATTTGGTAAACTCCTCATAACTAAAGCCATGCGAAATCAAATATTGTGATACTTGATACTTTTTAAGTTGTGTTAGTTCACTTGGATTTTGGCCACCTATTTTTTTACTTATTAGCCGCAAAATTGTTCGTTCATAATCTTCAGACGAAATTTCACGGCTTATGATTTTCTCTACAATTTCTTGTGATACTTGGTGGTAGCTAAGGCCGTAACGAATTTTTTGTTTTCCCCAATATTTATGGAAAAATTTCCCACGAACGAATGCCGTAATGAACTTATCTTCATCCAGAAAGCCCTTTTCGAGTAAATACGCTATTATTTCGGTTTGTTCTGCGTCAGAAAGTTTTAATTGTCGTAATTTCAATTTTGTTTCATGCAAAGAACGATACCGATATTCAATATAGCTGGAAATTTTATCTAAAATAACTTTATCAATCATAGCCTAAATATTTTTGAACATCTTGATATGAAGGATTTGAATTTCTGTAAATGGTTCTCCTTCTTTTAGGTAGCCTAATTTTTCGTAAAATGGTATTGCGTAGTCTCTGGCGTGTAAAATAATTTTTTGATAACCGGCATATTTAGCCCACTTCTCTGCATAGCAAACTAATTGTTTCCCATAAGTTTTTTTTTGATGTTGTGGATAAACTGCTAATTGTCTCATTTTTATGGTTTTAGAATCTAAGTGATGCATCACACAGCAAGCTATAAGTTCATTATTTATAAATGCTCCAATATGGGCATTCATAGTATCCATAGAAAGTTCTTGTGGGCTAAATTCTAAACCAAGCGGCTGGCGCATTACCTGATAACGCAAGGATAATAATTGTTCAAATACCGGCGCAGAAGCCGTGAATACCCAAAAATCCATGGCAAATCAAGTTAAGTTGTTTTTAAAAAAG harbors:
- a CDS encoding PAS domain-containing protein codes for the protein MITKIEYSSEMKPEINSDEIDNLCTIIDNQLRHLYEYDTDQFGTAVLSIVCAQIEAIQGVFYQAKYEEDTPKLVAIAGFGVSIESLTQSEVKHRQGILGEVFQEFEQRWVSPLPAGHYLGHSSIAFFQAKTLIIMPLTMNYKLIGAIEILLLHELHPSYKTLIKRIIDSISILFFSILNNQRIKTLLTESQENARILKIKETELEANLAELESQKADLVNNETALRRANQHMAENYQKTENILQKLHVREAELEQKNKYVSSLLVESETAKNELIQKEIQLQEQLDQLHNAQKEITSQKEDLEQSVFRANKAQEIARRSLEISQKKMREYNEQISENELTISNLNQNLAEKDNYIQQLEKNIAELTQKKLILKKADTELHIIHKYFQQHQVYFRTTPAGNISQINATFASLFGLVRQDVVDKHYRTLFALNQETELSIQNQIQRGRIWVGNLNIIYNEEIRQAVSVSIIPVGDEKQQLTELIFLIPLSQ
- a CDS encoding gliding motility lipoprotein GldH encodes the protein MTLKNLFLACAIPTLMFFSCESVIQKSEKNFTTGWNIQDSLSFLSPVLQPSNLYRLKLNVTFTEDYPFRNIYFQVGIAHKDSFLQHSIARFETSDESGYWYEKSSGGKHDFEWIVLDSLTSKAPSQYQFSVKQYMRLDTLPGISSAKLTIQQL
- a CDS encoding Signal peptidase-like protein codes for the protein MACSTNSYGGCTTGGCGKKGSCNSGNCNRLNTFDWLTGIEAPLPNSTEIFEVRFKGTRKGFYRNVHNFHLITGDSVVVESGDRGWEMGKISLSGPLVTWQMKKKHVKTQVKDLPIIYRIPTPEDITKQEQAQARELQILLETRSIIVALKLDMKLGEIEMQADGTKVYCFYIADKRIDFRELVKTITDRFKLRVEMRQIGVRQEAGLIGGIGTCGRELCCSTWLTNFQNISTAAARYQQLAVNSLKLAGQCGRLKCCLNFELETYLDALKEIPNITKIETELGVAFLQKTDIFLKTLWFSYPKDDTWVPITAEKVVELAEMNKQGIKPPSLTSINEIENETTTTRQHDFVDVVGQVSHESLTKNEQRNFKNNNKQKRKK
- a CDS encoding DUF4397 domain-containing protein, with the translated sequence MKYWKSIVGLVLFTLTACQYDEPWKDVTKTNHSKSYVRFINSLPSTNGSRLIGRYYNSDFLILDSIAYRQALPSHGTLALTSTDTPSEFGYPQFEMSIVSIANKPDTTGKVVIPLLENQTYTIFLYDSLGKSMILQVREPSDTTIIDTSLAALRMVNLRSSTQAGVNLYVNGTELFSGNLGFSFYSAFTPVQATTVTLEAKDPAGNVLATLNNVDLHQRKFYSAILDNRGLYLISK
- a CDS encoding MGMT family protein, yielding MPAQNWAFCESVFDVVRKVPYGRVCTYGNIAKYLGAVRSARLVGWAMNQSHNDPSIPAHRIVNRQGLLTGKIHFTPPERMQMLLEKEGIQVTNDQIIDFERKNWNPNHELI
- a CDS encoding RecX family transcriptional regulator, yielding MIDKVILDKISSYIEYRYRSLHETKLKLRQLKLSDAEQTEIIAYLLEKGFLDEDKFITAFVRGKFFHKYWGKQKIRYGLSYHQVSQEIVEKIISREISSEDYERTILRLISKKIGGQNPSELTQLKKYQVSQYLISHGFSYEEFTKYLS
- a CDS encoding GNAT family N-acetyltransferase, with the translated sequence MDFWVFTASAPVFEQLLSLRYQVMRQPLGLEFSPQELSMDTMNAHIGAFINNELIACCVMHHLDSKTIKMRQLAVYPQHQKKTYGKQLVCYAEKWAKYAGYQKIILHARDYAIPFYEKLGYLKEGEPFTEIQILHIKMFKNI